In Kordia antarctica, the following proteins share a genomic window:
- a CDS encoding universal stress protein — MRKILIPTDFSANAMNALKYALELFKYDKSEFFIMHAYQDEIHANTTLLKKEGLDKITKIISEKSQLALDAILKKLREISPNPRHRYAVISANNLLVAEADKIVEKESIDIIVMGTRGHTNDTELAFGSNTLKVLTYVQSPVLAIPENYTYKEPKHILFPTNYMIPYKRRELKLVCEMASKHCTEITLLYISKSGKLSVRQEDNQTFLKGELQKVNSNFHTVNDANINNAIYTYIKKNAIDMLIMVNTERSFLENMLLQSTIQQMSLYIDIPFLTLQNVERD, encoded by the coding sequence ATGAGAAAAATATTAATTCCTACCGATTTTTCAGCAAATGCAATGAATGCATTGAAATATGCTTTGGAGTTGTTCAAATATGACAAAAGTGAGTTTTTTATCATGCATGCATATCAAGATGAAATTCATGCAAATACAACATTGTTAAAAAAAGAAGGTTTAGACAAAATCACCAAAATTATAAGTGAAAAATCTCAACTAGCGTTGGACGCAATCCTTAAAAAACTCCGTGAGATTTCGCCAAATCCAAGACATAGATATGCTGTAATTTCTGCAAATAATTTGCTGGTTGCTGAAGCTGATAAAATTGTAGAAAAAGAAAGTATTGACATCATTGTAATGGGAACGCGTGGACATACGAATGATACAGAATTGGCTTTTGGAAGCAACACGTTAAAAGTGCTTACGTATGTGCAATCGCCTGTGTTGGCAATTCCTGAAAATTATACGTATAAAGAACCAAAACATATATTGTTTCCGACAAATTATATGATTCCGTATAAACGTAGAGAACTCAAACTAGTTTGTGAAATGGCTTCAAAACATTGTACTGAAATTACACTATTATACATTTCAAAAAGCGGTAAACTATCTGTACGACAGGAAGATAACCAAACCTTTTTAAAAGGCGAATTGCAAAAAGTAAATAGCAATTTTCATACGGTAAACGATGCAAATATTAACAATGCAATTTATACGTACATCAAAAAAAATGCGATTGATATGTTAATTATGGTCAATACGGAACGCTCTTTTTTGGAAAATATGTTGCTTCAATCTACCATACAACAAATGAGTTTATATATAGATATTCCTTTTTTAACGCTCCAAAATGTAGAACGTGATTGA
- a CDS encoding universal stress protein, with amino-acid sequence MKKILLPTDFSDNSLNAIKYAVQLFKDQTCDFILLNTFTPAIASVEYMEVASAQFGLLDAMKEASNTGLDTIRKKIESEFKNSKHTFSQISSFNMLSTEIDDLYEGNVMDMIVMGTQGASGLKEVLFGSNTIHVLKNAKCPLLAIPNNFSFEEPHEILFPSDYEVNFQEKHVQFVKKIAKLYHSRVNILHVSYSKKLTDTQEKNRQKLATYFKDTAHLFHMVHNENIVDSIAEFQLKSRINLLTMLNNKHSFFENLFFGSNIKKIGAHLNIPFLVIPSKI; translated from the coding sequence ATGAAAAAAATACTTTTGCCAACCGATTTTTCAGATAATTCATTGAATGCAATCAAATATGCCGTTCAGTTATTTAAAGACCAAACCTGTGATTTTATTTTACTAAACACCTTTACACCTGCAATTGCTAGTGTAGAATATATGGAAGTAGCTTCCGCTCAATTTGGATTGTTAGACGCGATGAAAGAAGCTTCAAATACTGGATTGGATACGATTCGTAAAAAGATTGAATCCGAATTCAAAAACTCCAAACATACATTCTCTCAAATATCATCTTTCAATATGCTGAGTACAGAAATTGACGATTTATACGAAGGAAATGTAATGGATATGATTGTAATGGGAACGCAAGGTGCTTCTGGCTTGAAAGAAGTTTTATTTGGTTCTAATACAATCCATGTACTCAAAAATGCAAAATGTCCTTTATTGGCTATTCCAAATAATTTTTCATTTGAAGAACCACACGAAATCTTATTTCCATCAGATTACGAAGTTAATTTTCAAGAAAAGCATGTGCAATTCGTCAAAAAAATTGCCAAATTATATCATTCAAGAGTTAATATTTTGCACGTATCTTATTCAAAAAAATTAACAGATACACAAGAAAAGAATAGACAAAAACTGGCAACTTATTTTAAAGATACCGCACACTTATTTCACATGGTACACAATGAAAACATTGTAGATTCTATTGCGGAGTTTCAATTAAAATCTCGCATAAATTTATTGACAATGCTGAATAATAAACATTCATTTTTTGAAAACTTATTCTTTGGCTCAAATATTAAAAAAATAGGTGCGCATTTGAATATTCCATTTTTAGTAATTCCATCAAAAATATAA
- a CDS encoding universal stress protein: MTKILLPTDFSDNAWSAIVYALKLYANVECTFYLLNSIKLEASRISSFSNKLLSTMREDAKKDLVALKAKLEHADATKNHTFEVILSIKNLDDAIETAIEKHAIDSIVMGTKGATGAKEIFFGSNATKIVKKIKNCPVLLVPENYEFVVPKQIAFPTDFNRYCDAKELQYLKNMAGLYNSKIRVVHINVEEKLNENQENNFTTLKQYLSKYEHSFHWIPAYASKASSITDFIEELEIDMLAMVQYSHSFLERITREPVIKKIGFRPTIPFLVIPE; the protein is encoded by the coding sequence ATGACAAAAATACTTTTACCAACCGATTTTTCAGACAATGCTTGGAGCGCAATTGTGTATGCTTTAAAGTTGTACGCCAATGTAGAGTGTACATTTTACCTATTAAATTCTATAAAATTAGAAGCTTCAAGAATTTCCAGTTTCTCTAATAAATTATTATCCACAATGCGTGAAGATGCTAAAAAAGATTTAGTAGCATTAAAAGCGAAATTAGAGCATGCAGACGCAACTAAAAATCACACGTTTGAAGTTATTTTAAGTATCAAAAATTTAGATGATGCTATCGAAACTGCCATTGAAAAACATGCAATAGATAGTATTGTGATGGGAACAAAAGGTGCTACTGGCGCTAAAGAAATTTTCTTTGGTAGCAATGCAACAAAGATTGTCAAAAAAATCAAAAATTGCCCAGTTTTATTAGTGCCTGAAAATTATGAATTTGTAGTGCCAAAACAAATTGCGTTCCCAACCGATTTCAATCGCTATTGCGATGCAAAAGAACTGCAGTATCTAAAAAATATGGCAGGTTTATATAATTCAAAAATTAGAGTTGTACATATTAATGTTGAAGAAAAATTAAACGAAAATCAAGAAAATAATTTTACAACATTAAAGCAGTATTTAAGCAAGTATGAACATAGTTTTCACTGGATTCCAGCTTATGCAAGTAAAGCGTCAAGTATTACCGATTTCATTGAAGAGTTAGAAATAGATATGCTGGCAATGGTTCAGTATTCACACAGTTTTTTGGAAAGAATCACACGAGAACCGGTCATCAAAAAAATAGGATTTCGTCCAACAATTCCTTTTCTGGTGATTCCTGAGTAG
- a CDS encoding universal stress protein, whose amino-acid sequence MRRKILIPTDFSKNAWHAVKYATRLYETDACDFYLLHVFSPPKNVVDSLFNMVEGSESYETAKSESDKELNNIVELLKLSNDENSDHQFKTISDFNDVIKAIKNVVEKKDIEIVIMGTKGATNNNDAVFGSVAVNAMEKVRNCPVLVIPENATHSLPKEIVFPTSYKTHYKRRELQYVTDIAKKCNATVAILHVSDKELNKEQKENQKMLEEIFAEITYSFHSLSSHSVTDAVNIFIESRNSDMVTFINKKHSFFGSVLTNPMVKEITFSKVPILVLHDLRN is encoded by the coding sequence ATGAGAAGAAAGATATTAATACCTACTGATTTTTCAAAAAACGCATGGCACGCCGTCAAATATGCAACACGATTGTATGAAACTGACGCCTGCGATTTCTATCTATTACATGTATTCTCTCCGCCTAAAAACGTAGTAGATAGTTTGTTTAACATGGTGGAAGGAAGCGAATCGTATGAAACTGCAAAATCTGAATCTGATAAAGAATTAAACAATATAGTGGAACTGCTAAAACTTAGCAATGATGAAAATTCAGATCATCAATTTAAAACAATTTCTGACTTTAACGATGTCATTAAAGCAATTAAAAATGTCGTTGAGAAAAAAGATATCGAGATTGTAATTATGGGAACAAAAGGTGCAACAAATAACAATGATGCTGTTTTTGGAAGTGTTGCTGTAAATGCTATGGAAAAAGTGCGCAATTGTCCTGTACTTGTGATTCCAGAAAATGCGACACATTCACTTCCGAAAGAAATTGTATTTCCCACAAGTTATAAAACGCATTATAAAAGACGCGAATTACAGTATGTAACTGATATCGCAAAAAAATGCAATGCTACGGTGGCTATTTTGCATGTTTCTGATAAAGAATTGAATAAAGAACAAAAAGAAAATCAGAAAATGTTGGAAGAAATTTTTGCAGAAATCACGTATTCATTTCACAGTCTGTCATCACATTCTGTAACGGACGCAGTTAACATTTTTATAGAAAGTAGAAATAGTGATATGGTAACATTTATTAATAAAAAGCATTCTTTTTTTGGAAGTGTTTTAACAAATCCGATGGTGAAAGAAATTACGTTTTCCAAAGTGCCGATATTAGTATTGCATGATTTAAGAAACTAA
- a CDS encoding ATP cone domain-containing protein, which translates to MNNDLIITKASGEKVKFSIDKLRSSLKRTGADDIIVQHIIDKVRDELYQGISTKEIYNRAFALLKRKKSYLASKYKLKKAIYELGPTGFPFERFVSAILKYAGYSTEVGKILQGKCVTHEIDVIATKNDKTTIIECKFHSEPGITCNVKVPLYINSRYEDVKKHWNANPKNKTSLTEGWVVTNTRFTGDALTYGDCCGLYLLSWDYPKNEGLKDRIDQLGLYPITVSTLLTNREKQFLLSRDIVLCRELLQDKFFLDHLNVSEIRQEKILTEISQLCTLNTQ; encoded by the coding sequence ATGAATAACGATTTAATTATTACGAAAGCATCTGGAGAAAAAGTAAAATTCTCAATAGACAAATTACGTTCTTCTTTGAAGAGAACTGGCGCAGATGACATTATAGTTCAACACATTATTGATAAGGTTCGTGACGAATTGTATCAAGGAATTTCTACTAAAGAAATCTACAACAGAGCTTTTGCTTTATTAAAACGAAAAAAAAGTTATTTAGCTTCCAAATACAAGCTCAAAAAAGCTATTTATGAGTTAGGCCCGACAGGTTTTCCGTTTGAACGTTTTGTGAGCGCAATCTTAAAATATGCTGGTTATTCAACGGAAGTTGGGAAAATTCTACAAGGAAAATGTGTCACGCACGAAATTGATGTCATTGCAACTAAAAATGATAAAACGACCATTATAGAATGTAAATTTCATAGCGAACCAGGCATTACGTGCAATGTAAAAGTTCCGCTGTATATAAATTCTCGGTATGAAGATGTAAAGAAACATTGGAATGCAAATCCTAAAAATAAAACATCGCTCACCGAAGGTTGGGTTGTGACCAATACACGGTTTACGGGAGATGCATTGACCTACGGAGACTGTTGTGGCTTGTATTTATTGAGTTGGGATTATCCAAAAAATGAAGGTTTAAAAGACCGAATAGATCAATTAGGATTGTATCCAATTACAGTATCTACATTGCTAACCAATAGAGAAAAACAATTTTTATTAAGTCGAGATATTGTCCTTTGCAGGGAATTATTACAAGATAAATTCTTTTTAGATCACTTAAATGTTTCTGAAATTCGACAAGAAAAAATTCTAACTGAAATTTCACAATTATGTACCCTAAACACTCAATAA
- a CDS encoding MBL fold metallo-hydrolase RNA specificity domain-containing protein, whose amino-acid sequence MEKFVKINFLGAAGVVTGSKYLIETSEQHILIDCGMFQGLKELRELNWCDLPVEVANIDVVLLTHGHLDHVGYLPRLVKQGFKGKIIGTAPTLAIAEIILKDSGKIHEEDAKRANKEKYTKHEPALPFYTIEDAEETIKQFQVEMEDTWIKLSEHISYRFQYNGHIIGATFIELDINAKRFVFSGDIGRQNDFLLNDPKTPEWADYLFIESTYGNKLHPEEDVEEILTAIIKETIHKKGNLIIPSFAVERLQTLMYILWKLYKKNKIPNIPIFVDSPMGANVLEVFRRFPKWHKLPIDEYNAMCNHMNIVASYRETWETIDDKRSKIIIAGSGMVTGGRVLTYLQQLIDEPSTTVLLVGYQAEGTRGRQLQEGAHEIRFFGKYYPVKATIKNIDSLSAHADQKDLLDWMRNIKNIPEKVFLIHGEPTALDAFRVKIKDVYNWNVSIPKLIDVEKVMV is encoded by the coding sequence ATGGAAAAATTTGTCAAGATTAACTTTTTAGGCGCTGCTGGAGTTGTCACTGGATCCAAGTATCTGATTGAGACTTCGGAACAGCATATTTTAATTGATTGTGGAATGTTTCAAGGACTCAAAGAACTTCGAGAACTCAATTGGTGCGATCTTCCCGTAGAAGTTGCCAATATTGACGTTGTATTGCTTACACATGGACATTTAGATCATGTTGGGTATTTGCCACGACTTGTAAAACAAGGTTTTAAAGGAAAAATTATTGGCACGGCTCCGACATTGGCTATTGCCGAAATTATTCTGAAAGATAGTGGTAAAATTCATGAAGAAGATGCAAAAAGAGCGAACAAAGAAAAGTATACAAAACATGAGCCTGCGTTGCCTTTTTATACGATTGAAGATGCGGAAGAAACCATCAAACAATTTCAAGTTGAGATGGAAGATACGTGGATTAAATTATCGGAACATATTTCCTATCGATTTCAATACAACGGACATATTATTGGAGCTACATTCATAGAATTGGACATCAATGCAAAACGGTTTGTATTTTCGGGAGATATTGGACGCCAAAATGATTTTTTGCTAAATGATCCGAAAACACCCGAATGGGCAGATTATTTATTTATAGAAAGTACGTATGGAAATAAACTGCATCCGGAAGAAGATGTTGAAGAAATTTTGACAGCAATTATCAAAGAAACTATTCACAAAAAAGGAAATTTAATCATTCCAAGTTTTGCTGTGGAACGTTTGCAAACACTGATGTACATTCTGTGGAAACTTTATAAAAAGAACAAAATTCCAAACATTCCCATATTTGTAGACAGTCCGATGGGCGCAAATGTATTAGAAGTTTTCAGACGTTTTCCTAAGTGGCATAAATTGCCAATAGACGAATACAATGCGATGTGCAATCATATGAATATTGTAGCATCGTACCGAGAAACTTGGGAAACTATTGATGATAAAAGGTCTAAAATTATTATCGCTGGTAGCGGAATGGTGACTGGCGGAAGAGTGCTTACGTATTTACAACAACTCATAGACGAACCTTCAACCACCGTTTTATTAGTTGGTTATCAGGCAGAAGGAACTCGTGGCAGACAATTGCAAGAAGGCGCGCATGAAATTCGTTTTTTCGGGAAGTATTATCCTGTAAAAGCAACCATTAAAAACATAGATAGTTTATCAGCGCATGCGGATCAAAAAGATTTACTAGACTGGATGCGAAACATTAAAAATATACCTGAAAAAGTATTCTTAATTCACGGTGAACCAACTGCTTTAGATGCATTCAGAGTAAAAATAAAAGATGTATATAATTGGAATGTCAGTATTCCAAAATTGATTGATGTTGAGAAAGTTATGGTTTGA
- a CDS encoding SDR family NAD(P)-dependent oxidoreductase, which yields MSNKGKIAVVTGATGGIGFEVAKRLGNDGYTVVLNGIDDKAGAERVKELTDAGITAEYLGFDVTKEDAVTTNIKKIGDKYGKIDVLVNNAGGLGGRSRFEEMTTEFYRGVMALNLDSVFFASRAAIPYLKKGEHPSIINYTSNAGWTAGGPGAGIYGTSKAGVHAITRALAKDLAEYGIRVNAVSPGTIDTPFHAQIKATKPEVFASWANNIMLGRLGQPEDVAGVISFLASKDASFITAETIQIGGGQALGI from the coding sequence ATGAGCAATAAAGGAAAAATAGCTGTAGTTACAGGAGCTACAGGAGGAATTGGATTTGAAGTAGCAAAAAGATTAGGGAATGACGGATATACAGTAGTTTTAAACGGTATTGACGACAAAGCAGGAGCAGAACGAGTTAAAGAACTTACTGACGCAGGAATCACTGCTGAATATCTAGGATTCGATGTTACAAAAGAAGATGCAGTAACCACAAACATTAAGAAAATTGGTGACAAATACGGTAAAATAGATGTGCTAGTAAACAATGCTGGAGGTTTAGGTGGAAGATCTCGATTTGAAGAAATGACTACTGAATTTTACAGAGGTGTAATGGCACTCAACTTGGATTCTGTATTCTTTGCTTCAAGAGCAGCAATTCCATACCTTAAAAAAGGAGAACATCCTTCAATCATAAACTATACATCAAATGCAGGATGGACTGCTGGTGGACCAGGAGCAGGAATTTACGGAACATCAAAAGCGGGTGTGCATGCAATAACGAGAGCCTTAGCAAAAGATTTAGCTGAATACGGTATTCGAGTAAATGCAGTATCTCCAGGAACAATTGATACGCCATTTCATGCACAAATTAAGGCAACGAAGCCAGAAGTTTTTGCTTCGTGGGCAAACAATATTATGTTAGGTAGATTAGGTCAGCCAGAAGATGTAGCCGGCGTTATCTCTTTCTTAGCAAGTAAAGATGCATCATTCATCACGGCGGAAACGATCCAAATTGGTGGCGGACAAGCATTAGGAATATAA
- a CDS encoding MFS transporter: MKLKGLRWWVIGLIALATVINYIDRQALVVLWPSIAEDLYPDKSTTERKEIYALISVVFMFSYAFGQSIFGKIFDKVGTRIGFVLSIGFWSISTALHALANGVLSFAFFRSILGISEAGNWPGAAKGNAEWFPSNERAFAQGLFNSGAAIGGIIAIPTIAFLTVYFSWQMIFVIVGLIGLLWLIPWLILVKAPPKDHPWLTAAEKAHILGGQKLKEEVVDTKKLEEYNPSAGELLSRKQSWGVIIASAAIDPIWWLFVFWIPIYLSEVYGMDVKAIGIYGWVPYVGAMLGAWFGGLYAQNRLKAGWNVNKTRKVVITLGCVIMLPALLALSSPGSPIAAVLIMAVVLFGFQTAIGNVQTLPSDLYGKKTVGTLSGFAGTAAKLSGAGLVALVPMLTVGGNYAPAFIIGAVLAFIVIASVWILIPKIEPLKSKN, encoded by the coding sequence ATGAAATTAAAAGGATTAAGATGGTGGGTTATAGGGCTAATAGCTTTAGCAACTGTTATTAACTATATCGATAGGCAAGCTTTGGTAGTTTTATGGCCAAGTATTGCAGAAGATTTATATCCAGATAAATCTACAACGGAAAGAAAAGAAATTTATGCGCTAATTTCGGTAGTCTTTATGTTTTCATATGCATTTGGACAATCTATTTTTGGAAAAATATTCGATAAGGTTGGAACAAGAATAGGTTTTGTTTTATCCATTGGGTTTTGGTCAATATCTACCGCACTTCATGCCTTAGCTAATGGTGTATTAAGCTTTGCTTTCTTTAGATCAATACTAGGAATATCTGAGGCAGGAAACTGGCCAGGAGCAGCAAAAGGAAATGCAGAATGGTTTCCTTCAAACGAAAGAGCTTTTGCACAAGGATTGTTCAACTCTGGTGCCGCAATAGGAGGTATTATAGCGATACCAACCATTGCTTTTTTAACCGTTTATTTTAGTTGGCAAATGATATTTGTCATCGTAGGTCTCATTGGTTTACTCTGGTTAATTCCTTGGTTAATATTAGTAAAAGCACCGCCAAAAGATCATCCTTGGTTAACAGCAGCTGAAAAAGCACATATTCTTGGTGGTCAAAAATTAAAAGAAGAGGTAGTAGATACTAAAAAATTAGAAGAATACAATCCTTCTGCTGGAGAATTACTTTCACGCAAACAAAGTTGGGGAGTTATTATTGCTTCTGCAGCAATAGATCCAATATGGTGGTTATTCGTATTTTGGATTCCAATATACTTATCAGAAGTATATGGTATGGACGTAAAAGCAATTGGTATTTACGGTTGGGTTCCTTATGTTGGAGCTATGTTAGGTGCTTGGTTTGGAGGTTTATATGCTCAAAACAGACTAAAAGCTGGATGGAATGTCAATAAAACTCGTAAAGTAGTGATAACGCTTGGGTGTGTTATTATGCTTCCAGCTTTATTAGCCTTGTCAAGCCCAGGTTCACCTATTGCGGCAGTATTAATAATGGCTGTCGTTCTATTTGGTTTTCAAACAGCCATTGGAAATGTACAAACATTACCAAGTGATTTATATGGAAAGAAAACAGTAGGTACGCTTTCTGGTTTTGCAGGTACAGCAGCAAAATTATCTGGTGCAGGTTTAGTAGCTTTAGTACCAATGTTAACAGTTGGCGGTAATTATGCACCTGCTTTTATAATTGGAGCAGTATTAGCATTTATAGTAATAGCGAGCGTTTGGATTTTGATTCCTAAAATTGAACCTTTAAAATCAAAAAATTAA
- a CDS encoding FadR/GntR family transcriptional regulator → MKLDILAKTETFDLQKMIISKIRDLINAKNLEPGDKLPSERMLSEKFEVTRSNVREAIQKLEFYGLLKSIPQSGTFVANIGVTALNGMIEDILRLEQPSFKSLVETRILLELKTARLAALRRTDEDLVKMKEALDAYSEKVNNGEDAVQEDLLFHLAIAKASGNSTMNTFMLIITPEIITNFEKYHVCDKSLAELGIVEHQSIFDAIKKQDPQLAKQKMKEHFKILYQYCYNT, encoded by the coding sequence ATGAAATTAGATATACTTGCAAAGACAGAAACATTCGACCTTCAAAAAATGATTATTTCTAAAATAAGAGATTTAATCAATGCAAAAAACTTAGAACCTGGCGACAAACTTCCATCGGAACGTATGTTATCTGAAAAGTTTGAGGTCACGCGAAGTAATGTTAGAGAAGCTATTCAAAAACTTGAATTTTATGGATTACTAAAATCAATTCCGCAAAGTGGAACATTTGTAGCAAATATTGGAGTAACCGCATTAAATGGTATGATTGAAGACATTCTTCGATTAGAACAACCAAGTTTCAAATCGTTAGTAGAAACTAGAATATTACTAGAACTCAAAACAGCTCGATTAGCAGCATTGAGAAGAACAGATGAAGATCTTGTAAAAATGAAAGAAGCTTTAGATGCGTATTCTGAAAAAGTAAACAATGGCGAAGATGCTGTTCAAGAAGATTTACTATTTCACTTAGCCATTGCAAAAGCTTCTGGTAATAGTACGATGAACACATTCATGCTTATCATTACACCAGAAATCATTACAAACTTTGAAAAATATCATGTGTGTGATAAAAGTTTAGCGGAATTAGGAATTGTAGAACATCAAAGTATTTTTGATGCAATAAAAAAGCAAGATCCGCAATTAGCAAAACAAAAAATGAAAGAACATTTTAAAATATTATACCAATACTGTTATAATACTTAA
- a CDS encoding polysaccharide lyase family 7 protein: MNFRTLFILFFAFSLNIGFAQSNDNTQDDTVKKERKRKKKKKFKLSKIDLAHWKVTTPAGNGKKPQEVEPPAILDYATNKDLMPYMYNDSVRGAIVFYAYPSKATTANTKYSRSELREQMKPGENNVNWTFKQGGIMKGKLAIDEVSRDKDGKHHRIIIMQIHGRLTNKQRDLIGQKDNNAPPMLKIYWKEGKIRVKTKVLKNLNATETEMLHEDAWGDDEGFTFKQEVGFKKFRLEVRVSEGKMTIVLNKNEFKTYENIHMKKWGIFENYFKAGNYFQSRDEGSFAKVRYYNLEVTH; the protein is encoded by the coding sequence ATGAACTTTAGAACGCTATTTATTTTATTCTTTGCTTTTAGCCTAAATATTGGTTTTGCTCAATCTAACGACAATACCCAAGATGATACTGTTAAAAAGGAAAGAAAGAGAAAAAAGAAGAAAAAGTTCAAATTATCTAAAATTGATTTAGCACATTGGAAAGTAACAACGCCTGCGGGAAATGGAAAAAAACCGCAGGAAGTTGAACCACCAGCAATACTTGATTACGCAACCAATAAAGATTTAATGCCATATATGTACAACGATTCTGTACGTGGTGCCATAGTTTTTTATGCATATCCAAGTAAAGCTACCACGGCAAATACCAAATATTCGCGATCGGAATTACGAGAGCAAATGAAGCCTGGTGAAAACAATGTCAATTGGACATTTAAGCAAGGTGGAATCATGAAAGGTAAATTGGCAATTGATGAGGTTTCTCGTGATAAAGATGGTAAGCATCACAGAATAATTATCATGCAAATTCATGGTCGTTTAACCAATAAACAGCGTGATCTTATTGGACAAAAAGATAACAATGCGCCACCAATGTTGAAAATATATTGGAAAGAAGGCAAAATTCGTGTCAAAACTAAAGTCTTAAAAAACTTAAATGCCACAGAAACCGAAATGCTTCATGAAGATGCTTGGGGAGATGATGAAGGATTTACATTCAAACAAGAAGTAGGTTTTAAAAAATTTAGACTCGAAGTGCGCGTTAGTGAAGGAAAAATGACAATAGTTCTAAACAAGAACGAATTCAAAACGTATGAGAACATTCACATGAAAAAATGGGGAATCTTTGAAAACTATTTCAAAGCAGGAAACTATTTTCAATCACGTGATGAAGGTTCATTTGCAAAAGTTCGGTATTACAATTTAGAAGTAACACATTAA
- a CDS encoding PKD domain-containing protein, giving the protein MKKQIKKIVGFTAALVLAFTFQSCDELDKYELPEAGSIADVTPPEADFSFTQGAGPGQEWRDYTFANLSSSATMYAWDYGDGNTSTEVDGANTYAGEGTFTVSLTASDALGVTSTFSQTIEIVEPAAPAVPDPILINADFDKLAKLGSSNLCSCSGWDNDDIGEQGESSSGNGGSDNVVKFDNNEPDHVYQEFAVTPNADYSISIVTSHKTIASSPGSYPGSMLEIRVLKGSGYIAGYTPTYYTAAPDFPNSGYGYTTVAQVETAANNLLIETIANPNDDDYFTKTYTFNAGANDSVALFIRGLGGDSTAGNYGYTSGDEEIRADSVTITAIN; this is encoded by the coding sequence ATGAAAAAACAAATCAAAAAAATAGTTGGGTTTACTGCAGCACTTGTATTGGCTTTCACATTCCAGTCTTGTGATGAATTAGACAAATATGAACTTCCAGAAGCAGGTTCTATTGCCGATGTAACACCGCCAGAAGCAGACTTTTCGTTTACGCAAGGCGCAGGACCAGGTCAAGAATGGAGAGATTACACATTTGCCAATCTATCATCAAGTGCAACGATGTACGCTTGGGATTATGGCGATGGAAATACTTCAACAGAAGTTGACGGAGCAAACACATATGCCGGTGAAGGAACATTCACTGTAAGCTTAACTGCTTCAGATGCATTAGGAGTTACAAGTACATTTTCACAAACCATTGAAATAGTAGAACCAGCTGCACCTGCAGTTCCAGACCCTATTTTGATCAATGCTGATTTTGATAAACTTGCAAAACTAGGTTCGTCAAATCTTTGTTCTTGTTCAGGATGGGATAATGATGATATTGGTGAGCAAGGAGAATCAAGTTCTGGTAACGGAGGTTCTGATAATGTTGTTAAATTTGACAACAATGAGCCAGATCATGTATATCAAGAATTTGCAGTTACGCCAAACGCGGATTATTCAATATCGATAGTTACATCTCATAAAACAATCGCTAGTTCTCCAGGTAGTTACCCTGGTAGTATGCTTGAAATAAGAGTTTTAAAAGGTTCTGGTTACATAGCTGGTTACACACCAACGTATTATACAGCTGCTCCAGATTTCCCTAATTCAGGGTATGGGTACACAACTGTTGCGCAAGTAGAAACTGCTGCAAATAATCTTTTAATAGAGACAATAGCGAATCCAAATGATGACGATTATTTTACTAAAACATATACATTTAATGCAGGAGCTAATGATAGTGTTGCGCTCTTCATAAGAGGTTTAGGTGGAGATAGTACTGCTGGTAATTATGGATATACTAGTGGAGATGAAGAAATACGAGCGGACTCTGTAACAATTACAGCAATAAATTAA